In a single window of the uncultured Fibrobacter sp. genome:
- a CDS encoding histidine phosphatase family protein yields MDRHFLSIVFFMAVCTLTACSGSSTSSDDPEQEGNAEWSSDSFSENGSSGVVILDSLGRPVSSSGKGHSSTSQSSSSVGSVPVIEDSLIVDTTVVSDVSDLPKCTSANEGESFMVESENAMYFCLGEKWVDFESAVETSTVSCRNGVLVVGEVDEEEENSSNSNSQFPWGNFGGGTVNTAAVDTAEPRMVGARVVGVAEKGPFRYGTSVKLIELDSTQHLADSKRSHKTCILDANGNFSFDSVDFVSPYLRVQTSGFFRNELTSGLSASVVTLEAVVDVTEKDSVNVNMLTHMEAPRVLKLVENSGNNQPIRAVKAQALRDILASFEIQLGSSDEGGNGGGNGFGWGNFGQQQQTLTTDGRFAEDIGLFDGDEYSGALLAVSIMMQRKGSGSEMLQYAGDIAERIKGNGNWDDNNAKADLADWLMELDTSGSYAIIRNNIASWHLGDVPEFEKHLKHFWTKVYNFGECNAYNADSVRFVNNSLSAYFVSGYDQPGPTVRFICDAETHEWRAATDLEKDTYGFGKGDYEGQIKTGKINTDKYYVYDQGKWRAATDDDIQEFVDLEEVLKKLSAGEKVIFVLRHAKRTDDTSKNGHLTDDGKKQSQSVGEVFKGESIFFANSTYTRSKETCENIAKGAGASYTEYTLEDLDGEWYVKDEDKYKQYKSNNGGGWVVNSAYAYKGAFADAFYDFEDRSEEFLQEIVKPEFAKVSRVGVWISHDTFVVPLTAYCTNKKVNLRYFDTKQWANYLAGIAIILDTKGNMRYVPVKGLESGTMTM; encoded by the coding sequence ATGGATCGCCATTTTTTGAGTATTGTCTTTTTTATGGCCGTATGCACCCTTACGGCGTGTTCAGGTAGTTCCACGTCGTCGGATGATCCTGAACAGGAAGGAAATGCCGAATGGTCGTCGGACTCCTTTTCGGAAAATGGTTCGAGCGGAGTCGTGATTCTGGACTCTCTGGGCCGACCCGTTTCGAGTAGCGGTAAGGGGCACTCCTCGACATCGCAGTCGAGCTCCTCGGTGGGCTCGGTTCCGGTAATAGAAGATTCCCTGATTGTAGATACGACCGTCGTTTCGGACGTTTCTGACTTACCCAAATGTACTTCGGCAAACGAAGGGGAATCCTTCATGGTCGAAAGTGAAAATGCGATGTATTTCTGCCTTGGCGAAAAATGGGTGGATTTTGAATCCGCCGTAGAAACGTCTACGGTGTCTTGTCGCAACGGGGTGCTTGTTGTAGGCGAGGTGGACGAAGAGGAGGAAAATTCATCGAACAGTAATTCCCAGTTCCCGTGGGGCAATTTTGGCGGCGGTACGGTCAATACGGCTGCAGTCGATACGGCGGAACCCCGCATGGTAGGGGCGCGCGTTGTCGGTGTTGCCGAAAAGGGTCCCTTCCGTTATGGCACCTCGGTGAAACTGATTGAACTGGATAGTACTCAGCATTTGGCCGATTCCAAGCGTTCCCACAAGACCTGCATTTTGGATGCCAATGGAAATTTCAGTTTCGATAGTGTCGATTTCGTTTCGCCTTATCTGCGTGTTCAGACGAGCGGATTTTTCAGGAACGAACTGACCAGCGGATTGTCGGCGTCGGTTGTCACGCTGGAGGCCGTGGTAGACGTGACGGAGAAGGATTCGGTGAACGTGAATATGCTCACTCACATGGAGGCTCCTCGCGTACTGAAGCTTGTGGAAAACAGCGGCAACAATCAGCCGATCCGTGCGGTCAAGGCGCAGGCCCTGCGTGATATCCTAGCGTCTTTCGAAATCCAGTTGGGCTCTTCAGATGAGGGCGGTAACGGGGGTGGAAACGGTTTCGGCTGGGGTAATTTTGGACAGCAGCAACAGACGCTGACGACGGACGGTCGCTTTGCCGAGGACATTGGCCTTTTCGATGGAGACGAATACAGCGGAGCCTTGCTTGCGGTATCGATCATGATGCAGCGTAAGGGTTCGGGGAGCGAGATGCTCCAGTATGCAGGTGATATCGCCGAACGCATCAAGGGAAACGGCAACTGGGACGACAACAATGCGAAGGCGGACTTGGCGGACTGGCTCATGGAACTCGATACGAGCGGTTCGTATGCGATTATCAGGAACAATATTGCCTCGTGGCATTTGGGCGATGTTCCTGAATTCGAAAAGCACTTGAAGCATTTCTGGACGAAGGTCTATAATTTTGGAGAATGTAACGCCTATAATGCGGATTCCGTTCGCTTTGTGAACAATAGCCTGAGTGCCTACTTTGTTTCGGGCTATGACCAGCCGGGACCAACGGTGCGCTTTATCTGCGATGCCGAAACGCATGAGTGGCGTGCCGCGACTGATCTTGAAAAGGATACGTACGGTTTTGGCAAGGGAGATTACGAGGGCCAGATCAAAACGGGCAAAATCAATACGGACAAGTACTATGTTTACGACCAGGGCAAGTGGCGCGCTGCGACGGATGACGACATTCAGGAATTTGTCGATCTGGAAGAGGTGCTTAAGAAACTCTCTGCGGGTGAAAAGGTCATTTTTGTATTGCGCCATGCCAAGCGTACCGATGATACGAGTAAGAATGGGCACTTGACGGATGACGGTAAAAAGCAGTCCCAGTCCGTAGGCGAAGTATTTAAGGGCGAATCGATTTTCTTTGCGAACTCGACCTATACGCGCAGCAAGGAAACGTGCGAGAATATTGCCAAGGGGGCCGGCGCAAGCTATACGGAATATACCCTCGAAGATCTGGACGGTGAATGGTACGTCAAGGACGAGGACAAGTACAAGCAGTACAAGAGCAACAACGGTGGCGGCTGGGTCGTGAACTCCGCATACGCCTATAAGGGGGCATTCGCCGATGCCTTCTATGATTTCGAGGACCGCAGCGAGGAATTCTTGCAGGAAATCGTGAAGCCGGAATTTGCTAAAGTAAGTCGCGTGGGGGTGTGGATTTCGCACGATACGTTCGTGGTGCCCTTGACGGCGTACTGCACGAACAAGAAAGTGAACCTGCGCTATTTCGATACCAAGCAATGGGCGAATTACCTCGCGGGAATCGCGATTATTCTGGATACAAAGGGAAATATGCGCTATGTCCCGGTGAAGGGCCTCGAATCGGGAACGATGACGATGTAG
- a CDS encoding acetyl-CoA hydrolase/transferase C-terminal domain-containing protein codes for MNWIDSKKCSAADAAAMINDGDVLGVSGFTLAGYPKEVPTALAARAEKLHAEGKPFKITLFSGASTGDSCDGALARAGAVSLRMPYQSNPSLRKAINAGEIKYIDAHLGKMGYLVRTGAVPAPTVAIIEVSAILGDGRVCLSTSGGNSVTYLEMAPKIILELNTRLGDSFMGIHDTALPELPPHAKPLPIYSAGDRVGGEFVKIDVNKVVAVVETSRLDEVNPFVEPDEVSRNIGERILDFICFEERKGRLPKGLAFQSGVGKVANAVLSAMSDDTRLGTIDLYTEVIQEAVFPLLKKGKLGVASGTALTLSENAQKEFVENSAEWKKHLVLRQQEVSNSPDVIRRVGVISMNTALEADIFGNVNSSLVSGSSMMNGIGGAADFARNCALGFFLTPSVAKNGAISSIVPYVSHVDQTDHDTMIFVTEQGLADLRGLAAEERARLIIRNCAHPDFREPLTDFLEYSLKHAKGVHMPIALERAFEMHRRFLETGKML; via the coding sequence ATGAATTGGATTGACTCGAAGAAGTGCTCGGCGGCCGATGCCGCGGCGATGATTAACGATGGCGATGTGCTGGGAGTTTCCGGCTTTACCTTGGCGGGCTACCCTAAGGAAGTGCCAACGGCTTTGGCCGCGCGTGCCGAGAAACTTCACGCCGAAGGGAAACCTTTCAAGATTACGCTTTTTTCGGGAGCCTCTACGGGCGACAGCTGCGACGGCGCTCTTGCGCGTGCGGGTGCGGTGAGCCTCAGGATGCCTTACCAGAGCAATCCGAGTCTTCGCAAGGCGATTAACGCGGGCGAAATCAAGTACATTGACGCACACCTCGGCAAGATGGGTTACTTGGTGCGTACCGGTGCGGTGCCTGCGCCGACGGTCGCCATTATCGAAGTTTCTGCGATACTGGGCGACGGTCGCGTATGCCTTTCGACTTCGGGCGGAAACTCGGTGACTTACCTGGAGATGGCGCCGAAGATTATCCTGGAACTGAATACGCGTCTGGGGGATTCCTTCATGGGAATCCACGATACGGCGCTTCCGGAACTCCCGCCGCATGCAAAGCCGCTCCCCATCTATAGCGCAGGCGACCGTGTCGGCGGAGAATTTGTCAAGATTGATGTGAATAAGGTCGTTGCCGTCGTCGAGACTTCTCGTCTTGACGAAGTGAACCCGTTTGTGGAACCCGACGAAGTTTCCAGGAATATTGGCGAACGCATTCTAGACTTTATCTGTTTCGAAGAACGCAAGGGCAGACTCCCCAAGGGGCTTGCGTTCCAGAGTGGCGTGGGCAAGGTCGCGAATGCCGTATTGAGCGCCATGTCCGACGATACCCGCCTTGGAACCATCGACCTCTACACCGAAGTCATTCAGGAAGCCGTATTCCCGCTGCTGAAAAAGGGAAAGCTCGGTGTCGCTTCGGGAACGGCTCTTACTTTGTCTGAAAATGCGCAGAAGGAATTTGTCGAGAATAGCGCCGAATGGAAAAAGCACCTGGTGCTTCGCCAGCAGGAAGTGAGCAATAGCCCCGATGTGATTCGTCGCGTGGGCGTTATTTCGATGAACACGGCGCTCGAAGCCGATATCTTCGGCAACGTGAACAGCAGCCTGGTTTCGGGTTCTTCGATGATGAACGGAATCGGCGGTGCGGCGGACTTTGCAAGGAACTGTGCCCTCGGATTTTTCCTGACGCCCTCGGTCGCAAAGAATGGCGCCATCAGCTCGATTGTGCCTTACGTGAGCCATGTGGACCAGACGGACCATGACACGATGATTTTCGTGACGGAGCAGGGACTTGCCGACTTGCGTGGGCTTGCTGCCGAGGAACGTGCGCGCCTGATTATCAGGAACTGCGCCCATCCCGATTTCCGCGAACCCCTGACGGACTTTTTGGAATATAGCCTGAAGCATGCCAAGGGCGTTCACATGCCGATTGCGTTGGAACGCGCCTTCGAAATGCACCGCCGGTTCCTCGAAACCGGCAAGATGCTCTAA
- a CDS encoding GtrA family protein, with product MKHFIKYNLIGVMNTLITLASVWVMHQLLDWNLELSNFLGFIFGAINSYLMNRLWNFKSKNRKRTEVIRFIIVFIAAYLLNLATLEACVYALDTTWCKSFTDFISQYMKPSFFANIIANGVYVIASFTLYKKWVFK from the coding sequence GTGAAGCATTTCATCAAATACAACTTGATCGGCGTCATGAACACGCTCATCACCTTGGCCTCGGTCTGGGTGATGCACCAGCTACTCGACTGGAACCTAGAACTTTCCAACTTCCTCGGTTTCATCTTCGGCGCCATCAACAGTTACCTGATGAACCGCCTCTGGAATTTCAAGAGCAAGAACCGCAAGCGCACCGAAGTCATCCGATTCATCATCGTCTTTATTGCCGCCTACCTGCTCAACCTCGCCACCCTCGAAGCATGCGTTTACGCTCTCGACACCACCTGGTGCAAAAGTTTCACCGACTTTATTTCGCAGTACATGAAGCCCAGCTTCTTCGCAAACATCATCGCGAACGGCGTCTACGTCATCGCAAGCTTCACCCTCTACAAGAAATGGGTGTTCAAGTAG
- a CDS encoding thrombospondin type 3 repeat-containing protein, whose protein sequence is MKKIIALSLVAGGLAFAQSGLMGGTSGIHQHNAYTLGQWGVEIGTGGDVSYDSWSLSRGGQVQENGQTKNFHEWAGTWAGNVHAAVGLLDFLDLGISLPLNYDHANLRGKGESGLWAFRQGDLDVWLKANVVGEESSLFAMAAMVDLYVPTGAKARGVRPRHAWYLSEDGEVTDPYTSGEVNVGGTLIFTLNFGALGVPVVWNTHAGFVYAGDGQSTLVYGTGVNYIATDWLEAFVEFSGEMRVETGKYRRDPMDDPMRLTPGLRFHLPWHIDFAMGVDLAIRTLGNLGYDGKEEMDCNECHIVYYENDHDAKFSYGYAPTPTIAGTAALIWRLGANKDKDEDKDGVPNDKDQCAHTPEVATVDSLGCPIDSDKDGMIDGLDQCPNTPEGATIDTVGCPMDEDKDGIYDGLDKCPATREGAAVDSTGCEPDFDKDSIPDALDKCPNTPAGVKVDSVGCPMDSDKDGVYDGVDKCPDTREGAQVNADGCEGDFDGDGIPDALDQCPNTKQGVAVDSTGCPADADKDGVPDGTDQCPNTPEGLNVDNNGCPLDFDKDGVADGIDQCPNTPAGVPVDSTGCSADEDKDGVPDALDKCPKTPAGAPVDTVGCPMDTDGDGVPDFQDKCPNTLPGIEIDKKGCPVNKKEDLEQLKKGIQFQTGSAKLTKSSYKTLDDIIALMKKIKVAHLEVQGHTDNTGSAETNKKLSQSRAQAVVDYFLQKGIEEDRVRAVGYGPDKPIADNKTKKGRAQNRRVELVPFQL, encoded by the coding sequence ATGAAAAAAATCATTGCTTTATCGCTAGTCGCGGGAGGCCTCGCCTTTGCCCAGTCCGGGCTTATGGGCGGAACCTCCGGTATTCATCAACACAATGCCTACACGCTTGGCCAGTGGGGCGTCGAAATCGGTACCGGTGGCGATGTTTCCTACGATTCCTGGTCTCTGTCTCGTGGCGGTCAAGTTCAGGAGAATGGACAAACTAAGAATTTCCATGAATGGGCTGGTACCTGGGCCGGTAACGTCCATGCGGCCGTGGGTCTCCTGGATTTCTTGGACCTCGGTATTTCGCTTCCGCTGAACTATGACCATGCAAACCTGCGTGGCAAGGGCGAAAGCGGACTTTGGGCATTTAGACAGGGTGACCTGGATGTCTGGTTAAAGGCCAATGTGGTCGGTGAAGAAAGCAGCCTGTTTGCAATGGCCGCCATGGTTGACCTCTATGTTCCGACTGGCGCCAAGGCTCGCGGTGTTCGTCCCCGCCATGCCTGGTATTTGAGCGAAGACGGTGAAGTGACCGATCCGTATACTTCTGGTGAAGTGAACGTCGGTGGAACTTTGATCTTCACATTGAACTTCGGCGCACTTGGGGTGCCGGTCGTGTGGAACACCCATGCTGGATTTGTATATGCCGGCGACGGACAGAGCACCCTGGTCTATGGTACCGGCGTGAACTACATCGCTACCGACTGGTTGGAAGCCTTTGTGGAATTCTCCGGCGAAATGCGTGTTGAAACCGGCAAGTACCGCCGCGATCCGATGGATGACCCGATGCGACTCACTCCGGGTCTCCGTTTCCACCTGCCGTGGCATATCGACTTTGCTATGGGCGTGGATCTTGCTATCCGTACCCTGGGTAACCTCGGTTACGATGGTAAGGAAGAAATGGATTGCAACGAATGCCATATCGTCTACTACGAGAATGATCATGACGCTAAGTTCAGCTACGGCTATGCTCCGACTCCGACGATTGCCGGTACCGCAGCCCTTATCTGGCGTCTCGGTGCCAACAAGGACAAGGACGAAGACAAGGATGGCGTTCCTAACGATAAGGACCAGTGCGCCCATACTCCGGAAGTCGCAACGGTTGACTCCCTGGGTTGCCCGATCGACTCCGACAAGGATGGCATGATCGATGGTCTTGACCAGTGCCCGAATACTCCGGAAGGTGCAACGATTGATACGGTCGGCTGCCCGATGGACGAAGACAAGGATGGTATTTACGATGGACTTGACAAGTGCCCCGCCACTCGCGAAGGTGCCGCTGTCGATTCTACCGGTTGCGAACCTGACTTTGACAAGGATAGTATCCCCGATGCTCTTGACAAGTGCCCGAACACTCCGGCTGGTGTGAAGGTTGACTCTGTCGGTTGCCCGATGGATAGCGACAAGGACGGCGTGTATGACGGTGTTGATAAGTGCCCGGATACCCGTGAAGGCGCCCAGGTGAATGCCGACGGTTGCGAAGGCGACTTTGACGGCGACGGAATTCCCGACGCTCTCGACCAGTGCCCGAACACCAAGCAGGGTGTAGCGGTGGATTCTACTGGTTGCCCGGCCGATGCCGACAAGGATGGCGTACCTGATGGTACCGACCAGTGCCCGAATACTCCGGAAGGCTTGAATGTAGATAACAACGGCTGCCCGCTCGACTTCGACAAGGATGGCGTTGCTGATGGTATTGACCAGTGCCCGAACACTCCGGCTGGCGTGCCTGTAGACTCTACGGGTTGCAGTGCCGACGAAGACAAGGACGGCGTACCTGATGCTCTTGACAAGTGCCCGAAGACTCCGGCAGGCGCTCCGGTGGATACCGTGGGTTGCCCGATGGATACCGACGGTGACGGCGTTCCTGATTTCCAGGACAAGTGCCCGAACACCTTGCCGGGTATCGAAATCGACAAGAAGGGTTGCCCGGTCAACAAGAAGGAAGACCTTGAACAGTTGAAGAAGGGTATCCAGTTCCAGACCGGTTCCGCAAAGCTCACCAAGTCGAGCTACAAGACTCTGGACGACATCATCGCCTTGATGAAGAAGATCAAGGTCGCTCACCTTGAAGTCCAGGGCCATACCGATAACACTGGTTCTGCTGAAACCAACAAGAAGCTGTCTCAGTCTCGCGCTCAGGCCGTGGTGGATTACTTCCTGCAGAAGGGTATCGAAGAAGACCGCGTCCGTGCCGTTGGTTACGGACCGGACAAGCCGATTGCTGACAACAAGACCAAGAAGGGTCGTGCTCAGAACCGTCGCGTGGAACTGGTTCCGTTCCAGCTCTAA
- a CDS encoding ABC transporter ATP-binding protein, translating into MNPILSIQNIRRDFKMGDETVHALRGVSFDIYPGEFVTIMGTSGSGKSTMLNILGCMDKPTSGQYILDGQHTEKLKRDALAKIRSKKLGFVFQSYNLLSRTTAIENVELPLLYNSSVSAAERHRRAIEALKMVGLESRMNHLPNQLSGGQQQRVAIARALVNDPVIILADEATGNLDTRTSYEIMMIFQELNRQGKTIAFVTHEPDIATFSGRTITLRDGLLKKDVKNENVQDAKAAFEALPPPEVFEE; encoded by the coding sequence ATGAACCCGATTTTATCTATCCAGAACATCCGCCGAGACTTTAAGATGGGCGACGAGACCGTCCACGCCCTGCGTGGGGTGTCCTTCGACATATACCCCGGTGAGTTCGTGACCATCATGGGAACCTCCGGTTCGGGCAAGTCAACCATGCTGAACATTTTGGGCTGCATGGACAAGCCGACTTCCGGGCAGTACATACTGGACGGGCAGCATACCGAAAAACTGAAGCGCGACGCCCTCGCCAAAATCCGCAGCAAAAAACTCGGATTCGTTTTCCAAAGCTACAACTTGCTCAGCCGAACCACGGCCATCGAAAACGTGGAACTTCCCTTATTATATAATTCCAGCGTATCTGCCGCAGAACGGCACCGCCGCGCTATCGAAGCGTTAAAAATGGTCGGACTCGAAAGTCGCATGAACCACTTGCCGAACCAGCTTTCGGGTGGCCAGCAGCAACGAGTGGCCATCGCGCGCGCCCTGGTGAACGATCCGGTGATTATCCTTGCCGACGAAGCGACCGGAAACCTGGACACCCGCACCAGCTACGAAATCATGATGATTTTCCAGGAGCTGAACCGCCAGGGAAAAACCATCGCCTTCGTGACGCATGAACCCGACATCGCGACCTTCAGCGGGCGCACCATTACACTCCGCGACGGGCTCTTGAAAAAGGACGTGAAGAACGAGAACGTACAAGACGCCAAAGCCGCATTTGAAGCGTTACCACCACCGGAGGTATTTGAGGAATGA
- a CDS encoding ABC transporter permease, with protein sequence MSPLTLIKISLRALLRNRMRTFLSVLGIVIGVAAVIAMVAMGEGSRISIKEQMTAMGSNAIIIMPNRDRRGGVQMESSESLEEADVIAIRENATYIDGVSPMMTVGGQAIVGNNNSPTTLSGISADYLKIRNYEIEDGVMFDDVTDRMSKVCVIGQTVVKNLFPEGDPIGKTIRYKNIPLKVIGTLKAKGSGDFGQDNDDVIFTPYQTVMKRFSATTNIRQIFANSIGEGYAEKATEEIMGILKERRSWTKPVDPFRVFTQEEMIQTITSTSDMISLVLTIIAGISLFVGGIGIMNIMYVSVTERTKEIGLRMAIGARGRDIMFQFLFESVIISLLGGIIGIALGIAASEIVKIAFNMPMSVSFTSVVVSFAVCFATGVFFGWYPARKASRLDPIEALRFE encoded by the coding sequence ATGTCCCCACTAACTCTCATAAAAATCTCCCTCCGAGCATTGCTCCGTAACCGCATGCGAACCTTCCTTTCGGTGCTCGGCATCGTGATCGGTGTCGCGGCGGTAATCGCCATGGTCGCCATGGGCGAAGGCTCCCGCATTTCCATCAAGGAGCAAATGACCGCGATGGGTTCGAACGCCATCATCATCATGCCGAACCGCGACCGCCGCGGCGGTGTGCAGATGGAATCTTCCGAATCGCTTGAAGAAGCCGACGTGATTGCCATCCGCGAAAACGCCACCTACATTGACGGCGTTTCTCCGATGATGACGGTCGGCGGGCAGGCGATTGTCGGCAACAACAACTCTCCCACGACCCTGAGCGGAATTTCCGCCGACTATCTCAAAATCCGCAACTACGAAATCGAAGACGGAGTGATGTTCGACGATGTGACAGACCGCATGTCCAAAGTCTGCGTCATCGGACAGACCGTCGTGAAAAACTTGTTCCCCGAAGGCGACCCCATCGGCAAGACGATTCGTTACAAGAACATTCCCCTGAAGGTGATTGGAACCTTGAAGGCGAAAGGCTCCGGCGATTTTGGGCAGGATAACGATGATGTCATTTTCACGCCCTACCAGACGGTGATGAAACGTTTCTCGGCAACCACAAACATCCGCCAGATTTTTGCAAACTCCATTGGCGAAGGGTACGCCGAAAAGGCGACCGAAGAAATCATGGGCATCCTCAAGGAACGTCGCAGCTGGACCAAGCCCGTCGACCCCTTCCGCGTGTTTACACAAGAAGAAATGATCCAGACCATCACGAGTACCTCCGACATGATTTCCCTGGTGCTCACGATCATTGCAGGAATTAGCTTGTTTGTAGGCGGCATTGGAATCATGAACATCATGTACGTATCCGTCACGGAGCGCACCAAGGAAATCGGCCTCCGCATGGCGATTGGCGCCCGCGGGCGTGACATCATGTTCCAGTTTCTGTTCGAATCGGTCATCATCAGCCTGCTCGGCGGCATTATCGGAATTGCACTCGGCATCGCCGCTTCCGAAATCGTAAAAATCGCCTTCAACATGCCCATGAGCGTTTCGTTCACAAGCGTCGTCGTAAGCTTTGCCGTGTGCTTTGCGACAGGCGTATTCTTTGGCTGGTACCCCGCCCGCAAGGCTAGCCGACTCGACCCGATAGAAGCACTCCGGTTCGAATAG